ATATATCAAATACCCATCATTTCAATTGCACTTTAGAATTTAAAATTTACAGTGACCCAAACTGCAGGATGGGGAATCCAAAAATTGAACATGTCCTGAAAAACTAAATCATACCCAGATCCAGAACAAGTCAAAACAAACACTAACATGTTACGATCGGAATTCCtcaattttcttttatattttcaaaaattgcTCTTAAGTTGAAAGCCTTaacaaacaaaataaacaaatacTCTATAAAACAAAAGCATGGCATCAACAGCATAAGAGAAAAGGGGGAAATAGCAGTTACCAGAGCGTTTCTTGTTGCGAGAACCGCGAGGTCTGCCTCTGGGCCTCTTCCCGGAAGTACCACCAGCTGAGGCCTCACCGGGCTGGGTAACAGGACCACCGGACTGGAAAATGGCAAGGGTGGTGAtggtgttggtgttggtgttggtggcggccGACTTCCTGGGCCTTCCCCTCTTCCTCTTCACCGGTGGCACCGATGAAGACCCAACTGGGGCTGGTGCAGGAAGAGCAATCacaacatcatcatcagcagcagcagcagcagcaaaatCTCCTCCGTTGAAGTTGGAGGGTGGAGCAGGAAACCCCAATTGGAGCTGTGGCTGAGGTTGCAGCAGTTGGAACTCAAGAGTGGAGTGATGATCTCTGTTGCTACCCATATCAGATTCAGACATGGTTGAAGGAATCGATTGATAGATATGAggcaaacaacaacaacaacaacaacaacaacaacaacagggTTGGCTGTAATCATCATCTGGCTCTGAATTCCAGGCCTATAAATACAGATTCAGGAACCCTATCCCTAATTCCAGAGATGGTAACCAGCAACGTAACCTTCCTTCTGCGTCCGTCGTCATCATCATGCCACGCAATGATGAACGAGCTTCCCTTTTTGTTCATCCCTATCCActtttttcaaattcaaatttcaaaacctAGCCTTCAATCTATCAAAACCAACAAAATACCGCGGATTCATGTTTTTTCACTTTTGGTCCTCTCTTTTACCCTCTGTGTAATTTTCATCCCTAAAGTATAAAAATTGCAATTTTCATCCCACCGTTATTTTTTCGTTTAAACGACGTGCACCTCGCGTGCTCCTCATTTCTTACATGTTTCTCCTTATTAACTTTCACTTATTacctttttgtttctttttttttttatttcctcaCAAAAGAATTTAACAGAAAAGATGATGAAAGACTAAAATTGATAATGGAGGAAAATGTAGGGGgaaaattacaatttttttacttTAGAGTAAAATTATGTAAATCGTATAAGTGAGAGACCAAAAGTGTAATTAAActtattttttagtttaaaaaataataagtaaaaataaaattgacttgagtttcacaaaaataaaaatttatttaagaattaaaaaacatttaatattattaattactaatcAATAAATTTGAGGGaaattttttaatcaatattaaaaacaaattaaataattaatcaaaactaaaggaattttttaaataattgacTTGacctattaattaataaaaatattaataatttattaatttctttataatattatattctatTCTATATTTATGACTAATTATGAAACTTAATAATTTCtcatatattaatattaatatttatattattttaattttaattaattaccaGGTAAATTGATTTACCTATAAATTAATaagaatattaattagttattaaaaataaaaatattaattagtaattaaGAATATTAATACTTTTCCCATTCactaaaaaataagaatattaattagttattaaaaacattatatattattaatgggattaataaataattaaaaaattaaaatttatgatatttaaattaaatattgataTAATCTAAATTTTAGTCATTCTCTCAACTTAAGGAaacatatttaataataatataaataataataacaacaataataataataaaccaTGAAAATTTTGACTTTTACCtataaataatgaaaatatatattatttattaatatatttaacattattaattttattaattattaattaaaaaaaataaatttattatatttaaatttgaatattaatattatataatatttaattattaataaacttaaagaaaaaatataaatagtaaTGATAATGATTCACATTTTTTGGAAGTGATAATAATTCAAATTGAATTCacctttaaaataataaaaatattaattaattattaataatattttatgttaataaaaaattatttttacttttattgaaattaatattaatattattttagttttaatgaCTATAAAAGTCAAATTGACTTGACTtgtacattaataaaaatattaataatttattacttatattttaatttatttattgtattaattattaattgtatatttttcatatataaaaatattattattaatatttaaattttaattaataatcttaacttgagaaaaaaataatgataataataactaaattttatttgGCTTGACCTTcacatttattaaaatattaattatttaatgaaCTTTACATAAATGAGAATATTAGTTACTTACTAATaaacatttatatttattgaaaactttaaaccattttaatttatcaaatattaaaatagataaatttttttatttattaacaaagtaaaattgactttacCTATTCATTAATACCACTACTTATTGGTTTTTAATGACCTTTTAcatttatcattatattaatttctaattataaaattttcaatttctcatatataaaaataaatattaatattatttaaattttaattatttattacaaCTTTATAATAAATTCATTTGTAATTAATAAGTACAATTGACCTGACTTTTAGATTAATAatcatattaattagttattcttgatattttgggctcatttggtggtcaggatagaaTAAGAGAAAGACAAAGTAAGTGATTGGAtaaggacaggatatgataagagcatgatAGATTATTATCCTATCTTGCGTTTGATCACTGACATGAtattgataggatatgatagaaacaatgaaaaatgtatCGAATTTTcgtttgaaataaaaaaaaaatcataatattcATAAACTGATATCTTATCCTGTCAGGATAATTTCTATCTTATttcccccctcaggataacttttataCATGAtagacatgataggataagggACGGGATAGTATCATTCTATTCtactggcgcaacaaacaacatattaCAGCATGATAGAATTACTGCTATCCTTTCATGTCTGCTTATCATGTTCACCAAACAGGCCATTTATGTTATTCATTATAATTACTAATTATagaaaattttagttttgtatttttaaaaataatttttctattatttaaattgtaacTATTAATCActacttgataaaaaaaatgaaaaataatgagTAAAAATAGGGGTGGCAACACCGGCCCCACCCGACATAAACAGGATAGGTTGAGCCGGCTTACAAAAATAATGGGCTAGAAATTGTGCCCCGCCCATCCAAAGGGAGGGCTAGCAGGTTAACATGTCAGCTCGTGAGCCACAATGAAAGGAAAAGACTGGATTTTTTGGAAAAACAAATACTGAAATTATTGTTGtcctattttatttttgtcaaaaacaagAAACACTCACTTGGAGAACGAACTAGCTAgctcatatttttttattttcaaatttattttacGAATCCATGTTAGTTTGCAACATCCCCAAAAGTCaatacttgatgaaaaaaaTGTCGAGCCCTTTCTCCTTTCCAAGGTATGCTAGACCCTGGCTCACGTCGGCTCACTCTTTCAAGCAGGGCCGACGCGACCTCTGTAGATGGCGAGAGCGACGAGCAGGACGTGGCCGACGAGAATGATGGTGAAGATCGAGTCGAAGGAAGAAGTGGATCCCCATCGTTTACCCTCTTCGTCGACGGGATCTCAGAACCGGCAGACTACTACCAGATTCGGGGCCTTTTTGGGCAAATCGGGGGTCTGCTGAACGTctttgttcagaagcagaaaaGGATTGGTCGGGCTTTTCGTTTTGGTTTTGTCCGCTATTCGTCGTTGGATGTGGCTTCAATGGCCATCAACTTGTTCAACGGGGTGTTATTTGGGGGATCGATCCTTTCTGCGGCTCTTGCGAAGTTTCAGAGAACGGGGCGTGGCGATCAAAGGTTGGATGCAACAACTGTTCTAGGTTCGCTGGTTGGGACTAGGTATCCTCGGTCCGACGAGGGGGAGCTTTGAAGGAGTGTCGAGTGGGGGTCTTCTCCGCTGACGAAGTGTTGATGATTTTAGGTATGGCTCGTTCTTCCCCTGTCCCGACTTGCCCAGCGTCGTTGTTGTTCCCGGAGATCGACTCCTCTTACAGGGGAGGTGGGTTTGCGTTATCTGGTGGCGTGAGGTGCAATCCCATTGAGGTTTTGTTTCCTGAATTGGGGGCGGGCTTTGCTGGGTCTATTTCTGGTGTTTGCTTGGGGTTGCCAGTGCCTACTTCCTCTCATTCTTCTCCTGTTAGCTTTGGTGCGGGCACTGGTTCGGTGGCATCCGAGGTGGGAGTGTTGGCGGAACGACGACGAAGAGGTCGTCCTAGGAAGACCTCTACTCCAGGGCCGCAACTTCATCTCGAAGTTCCCGTCGAGGTGGTCGTGGACAATCCGAGGACTGTGGTCCAGAGCTTTCCTCTGATTCTCCCTGAGGCCCGAGGTTATGAGGGTGCTTTGACAAGAGCTTGCAAGGATTACTTCTTTGTCAAACAACTTGGGGTCGTCCCGGAGGGTTTTGATGAGGAAGCCATCCTTGGTCTTGCCGATCACCTCGTAGCTACCCATCCGAGGCTCTATGGAGGTTCTTAGCCGGTCCTGGCTGTTGTTGGTTGTTCCTAGAATGGTTTTGTTGGCTTTTTAGTGGTTTCTTGGGTGGATTGGTTCTTTTTGTTGGGGTTTTGGTCGGGTTATTGGTTGTTGGGGGGTTTTGTTGTCGCCTTGAGGTGTTTTGCGGCGTTTAGCGGTTTTTATCTGCTTGAGAGTGCTCTCTCCTTTATgattcacacacacacacacacacacacatatatatatatatatatatatatatatatatatatatatataactttaactttctaaaaaataatataatttttcatttagTTACTAACACTTGACAACAGTTCTTATGATTTCGGCAGTTTACTACTTCAATAGAGTCGATTGAGTTGCTTTAAATGAGAGCCTTGTTCAAAAGGTTGTGTTGTTTTGGCTCATAAGTCATGTTCAATAGGGGGGTACTGTTTGGCCTTATGGATTTTACATCATGTTTTTTATGTTGTGATGTTAGCTCGAGTGTGCATGCTTGTTCTTTCATTTTCTCATGTGTTTGTGCATTGTAGTAGAAGCACTCAAAGAGAATATTTCTTGCATGTTGTAAGTGTcgtttggaaatcatttgagttTAATTCCGTTCacctttgtaaaaaaaaaaatacatgccCCAAACAAAAAACATACAAAAGATGCACAATAAGAAAACTTTCAATAGCTAGGAGACGAACGCCCAAATGAATACCACTAGGACGCTAAGAACATAACATCTTCCTAAATTCTTCCTCTAACCTACGAATAGCTTGAAGGTCATTGTCGGGGTATTCAAGACCCAAGACTTTCCTGAGTAGCCACATCTTTTTAACTTTAGTAAAATACCTACCAGCATAACCTGCATTTGAGGGCGCATGCTTTGGCACTTCTATAGAAATATGAACATCGTACAAACCATTCTCCCCTTCCTCTCCGACAAAGGCAAAGACGTAGCACCATAAGAGGAAACCACCATAGAGTAGGAAGGTTTTCATGTCTTTTGCTTCTTAGGATGTCCACGAGGCCTTAGCGAACCCCATGAAACTATATGTAGTACATGACATTTCTCCTTGCAAATAGCTCCATTAGGAGAGGGTGAGATAACAAAACACCCATCAAGATAACTTGATCATGCCGCACCAGAGGTGCAACCAAACAGAGGTGATAGTCTACTCTCAAAACCCAAAGATGGTACGGGAATCCCCCAAGTCCTTTAAGCTTCTCTCCGTCACCGTTAGAGCACCATATACGAATGAATCAAGCCCCTCCTCTGTTAGGTCATCATCTTCAAAACAACATTCATTCACCTGAACAAGATCTATGCCTCACAACGGACAGACGACTCCCTAACCAAAACATCCCCTTAAGAAGAAAACCTCGAACCCCAATCCCCTTCACTTGCCTCCCCTCTGATCGCGAATCTCCTAACCTATTCCCCAGAAGCCGAGAGCTCGCGATCACCTCTGCGAGATCCCTGATGTGAATAGCCAAAAAGGAGAGTCTTGCCCTCttcattgtaaaaaaaaagcACCTCCAAACTATAGCCTgtctattttttttagaaagcgaAATAATGTATTAATCACATCTTTGAAAAACAAAGCCAAAGAGGAGACAAAGCAGACAAAAGGGTgattaataaaaagaaaaagctaATCACCTCCAATGAAGTACGGTCTCCAAAAGAAACCAAATCATAAAGCTATACAAACATCCAAGAACCCTAAACCCAaccaaaaacaaagaaaacttGATCGCCATCTCCTTACAAACAAGAGACGCAAATTTGATATCACCGATAGACACAAAACTTTCAAGATGAGAAAATTTTCACATAAGAGAGTTAGTGAATCAAGTACAAAAAATTAAACTAGTCATATTGGAGTATGCTATTACTTactcgtttggtggtcaggataggatatgataggatatgatatgtgaacaagatatcaacaggataggataagagcaggatagactcttatcatatcctgtgtttgaggtgcacatgat
This is a stretch of genomic DNA from Lotus japonicus ecotype B-129 chromosome 1, LjGifu_v1.2. It encodes these proteins:
- the LOC130719008 gene encoding RNA-binding protein CP33, chloroplastic-like — encoded protein: MLDPGSRRLTLSSRADATSVDGESDEQDVADENDGEDRVEGRSGSPSFTLFVDGISEPADYYQIRGLFGQIGGLLNVFVQKQKRIGRAFRFGFVRYSSLDVASMAINLFNGVLFGGSILSAALAKFQRTGRGDQRLDATTVLGSLVGTRYPRSDEGEL